A section of the Falco biarmicus isolate bFalBia1 chromosome 3, bFalBia1.pri, whole genome shotgun sequence genome encodes:
- the NRN1 gene encoding neuritin, translating into MGLKLNGRYISLILAVQIAHLVQAVRAAGRCDAVFRGFSDCLLRLGDNMANYPQDLDDKRNLQTICAYWDDFHACTLTALTDCQEGATDLWEKLRRESKNLDFQGSLFELCGGGSGAAPSLLPPALPLLLAALWAALVTWLPF; encoded by the exons ATGGGACTTAAGTTGAACGGCAGATATATTTCTCTGATCCTTGCTGTACAGATAG cgCACCTGGTGCAGGCGGTGAGAGCGGCGGGGCGGTGCGATGCGGTCTTTAGGGGCTTCTCGGACTGTTTGCTGCGGCTGGGCGATAACATGGCCAACTACCCGCAGGACCTGGACGACAAGAGAAACCTCCAAACGATCTGCGC GTACTGGGACGATTTCCACGCCTGCACCCTCACAGCGCTCACCGATTGCCAGGAAGGAGCGACAGACCTCTGGGAGAAATTGAGACGGGAATCCAAAAACCTCGATTTCCAAGGCAGCTTATTTGAACTGTGCGGAGGCGGCAGCGGCGCGGCACCGTCCCTCCTCCCGCCGGCTTTGCCCCTGCTCCTGGCGGCTCTGTGGGCCGCGCTAGTGACCTGGCTGCCTTTCTAG